The genomic interval GGCTTACGTCATACTCGCGGCCATCATCGTAATAATAGACCAACCGCAGGCCACGATAGACCGACGGAACTTTCAGCTCATCGAGCAGATGCCATTTGGGTTTGCCGAAGTCATACGATGAACGGTCGAGGATGATGCGGTTGCTGGTATAGTCGAAGTGGTAATACCCACCGCCGATACATTGATCGCCTGGCTTCAGCAGGTCTTTATGCTGGTTCACCATGCCAATTCGGAAATGGCCATCCATAGTGATGATGAATTTCGGGAGGCTCATGTCAGTTTGGTAAATTGGAATCTACTTTATTGCATAGCCAGCGGATTGAAGCAATCCGATAGCACGTTCAAAGTTCTCTGATTTTGTCAGGATGTAATCCATGTTGAACGTGGAAATGGCGAAAATGCCTATATTCAAAAATCGTCACTCTGTGAACTCTACAATCGCACTGACATTATCGCCGATGGACAGCGAGAGGATGATGCCACCTTCTACTTGATAGAGCGTCGGAATGAGCACATCGCCGAGCTTTGCCGCCACACGATACTCTACCCTCAGACCGCGCACAGTGAAGTCCTCCGACAGCAGTTCCATGGCCACACGGACATAGTTGGCATTGTTCATGTGCCTGTTGTAGTCGATGTCGGCACGGAGCACCTTGTAGTAGATGCCCTTGGGCAAAGCCTTTACGCCATCTTCCTTTGCTTTTGCCTCCAGCCAATCCTTGTTGGCCTGTATGTATTCTCGCTTTGCCATAATCTATGCTATTGGTTCTAGATAGTTTACCTTCTTTCCCGTTTGCTGTGCGTATGCGATTTCCCGCCGTGTGCTCTCGCCGATATAGCCACCCACGTTAATGACAAATATCTCATCTGCCATGTCGATCTTCCGCAGGTGCATGTCATCAAGCATTTCCTTAGTGCCTGTTTGCCAAACCTCTTCGTCGCCGGAGTGTCCGAACAAGCCCACGCTGATGACAATGCAGCCTTCAAGTGTCAGTCGTTTCTGGGTTTCCAGGAACTGATCCTTGAAACGGGTGCTACCACATAGGGTAACTATCTTATAATTCTGTATCATACACTTTCAGGATTGTATTTCAGTGCATCCGAAGGCCAGCCTGTTACATTCCTGCCTGTATCAAGCAGGCGGATTTCACGGAGATCCTCATCTGACAGCGTAAAGTCAAAGAGATCGATATTCTCAACCATTCTTTCCCTATGTGTGGTCTTGGGAATGATGATAATGCCGTTCTGAATTAGGAATTTCAATGCTACCTGTGCAGATGTCTTGCCATATTTTTTGCCAATACTAACCAGTGCTTTGTTCTTGAAAATGCTATTTCTGCCTTCTGCCAGCGGACTCCAGGCTTCAAGAGTTACATTGTAAGGCTTCAGGTATTCCAGCATCTTCCGTTGCTGATAGAGAACATGGGTCTCGCACTGGTTCACGACAGGCATCACCTTTGCATCATCCACAATCTTCGGAAAGGTGTTTGGATAGAAGTTTGACACACCAATGGCTCTGAACATACCTTGTTCATAGAGTTCTTCGAGCGTGTGCCACATGACGGTAGGATTTCCGACAGGCCAGTGAATCAGCATCAAGTCCACATAGTCAAGCCCCAACTGCTTCATGGAATGGTCAACTGTACGCAAGGTTTCCTCCTTCGTATAGCACGAATCGCATATCTTTGTCGTGATGAACAGTTCTTCACGAGGAACGCCACATGCCCGAACAGCATTCCCCACACCTTTCTCGTTGTAGTACATAGCAGCCGTGTCAATGCTTCTATAGCCTACCGATATGGCATCTTCCACTACTCTCTGGGTTTCCCTCTCAGAGATATTATAGACACCCAGACCAACCATCGGCATCCGCAGGCCATTATTCAAAACTTTGTATTCCATAGCGATTTCTTTTCTATCAATGGTTTTAACTCTCGTTCGAAGATACCACGTTCTACTATCCTATAGTTGTGGAGGGTATGCCTCACGATACTCTGGAGAATGGCTGATGGATGCCGTTGAGCGTACCGTAATTCTCCCACTGAGCAGCAAGAGCAGTATAGGCGTTTTCTTCGTCAAACAGTTCCATCATCTTATATTCTTTGCCTTTCGTAAGTCCATCATGTCATCCCAGAAGTCATCAGCGTCCGTCTCTGTGAATCCCTCATGTGAAATTTCTTTAAGAATCGCATCCAGCAACTGCATCTTCGTAACCTGAAGGTCTGGAGCCACATCAATAGGACATGCCACGATGTCGCCCAACAAACCGACATGCAGGTTGAAAACGGCAATCTCTCCATTCAAGACTTTTACCTCAATCCGATTACTTGAACCGTATTCAGGCTTAGTCTTCAACAGTTCTTCGTAGAGAGGAATGCTGGCGTATGCTTCTGCATCAACAGACTGTAATAGTTCCCTGAGTGTCATAGTTTCATAAACTATCATAAATTCAGGCACAAAATTACTCATAAAACCTCAGAATTTATCAGAATTGACTAATTTTGCAACATTATTTAGGAGAATAGCCATGCCAAAGGAGCGTAACAAGGCAGACTCGTATCGCGAGAAGGCTTACGAAGGTGACACCAAGGCAATGAACAACCTTGGGGTCTGTTATGAGCGTGGCACTGGCGTAAAAGTCAATCTGGAGATTGCTTTTGAGTGGTACATGAAAGCCGCTGAGCAGGGCGATGTCTATGGATGCTTCAACGTTGGTGAGTGCTACTATCACGGCAAAGGCGTGGATCAGGATGTGGTGAAGGCATTCGAGTGGTACATGAAAGCTGCCGATAAAGGTGATATGCAGTCACAGGTCAATGTGGCCAATGCCTTCTATCTCGGCAATGGCACAGAGCAGGATCACCACAAAGCCTTCCTCTGGTATCGTGAGGCCGCTTTCCAAGGACATATACTTAGCCAAAAAAACGTCGGAGCCGCCTACTGGAATGGCGACGGTGTGGAGAAGAACTTGGAGGAATGCGGGTACCCTCCACGATGTTATCAACATCGCGGATTCCTCCCTTCTGGTATGAACTTGCCGCCAACGGCGGTGATGCCCAGGCACAATTCGCCACGGGCTGGTTTCTGATGACTGGCACAGGCGTTCCCAAGGATGAGCGCAAGGGGCTGAAGTGGATTCACAAGGCCACCTTTCAGGGATTCCAACCTGCTATTGACTACTGTAAGGAGCATGGGTATAAGTGGTATTAAATACAAAGAGAAATCAAAATGACAATACAAGAATTTCGTGATTACATGGCATCGGGCAAACCCGTCGTTGGCGGTGGTGATGTCCACATGATGTTCCATCAGCTGTCGCAGGAGGCACTGAAGATAACAGCAGAGATTAACGGCAAGTATCATACTCCAGAGCAGCTGCACGATTTGCTGGAACAGCTTTGGGGACGTGAAGTGCCCAAGACGGTAGGCATGTTTCCTCCGTTTCATACCGACTGCGGCAAGAACACCATCGTTGGTGAACGGGTCTTCATCAACATGGGTTGTAAGTTCCAGGATCAGGGCGGTATCACCATCGACGAGGGCGCTCTCATCGGTCACAACGTCGTGCTGGCAACCATCAATCACGACCTTGACCCGGCCAAGCGCCAGAGCATGAGCTATGCACCTATCCACATTGGCAAAAACGTATGGATTGGAGCCAATGCCACAGTTCTTGCAGGTGTGACTATTGGCGATGGAGCCGTAGTAGCAGCTGGTGCAGTAGTAACAAAGGACGTTGAACCGAATACGATTGTTGGTGGCGTTCCAGCCAAGGTGATAAAAAAGATAGAGATAAAAGACAGATAAATTTATGGAAAATAGCAAAATACAATTTTTGAAGAAAAACTACCTGCTGTTTATGGCTATGCTCGCTTTCACTCTGATAGTCCATGCACAGACAGCAAATGATAACCCTCGCGAACGTCTATGGCAAGCGTTTCTCACACCGCCCGACAGCATCCGCGTAGGATGCTACTATTATTGGGTGAACGAGCAGGTGGATCCTAAAGGTGTTGTGGCCGACTTGGAGTGGATGAAGGAGAACGGCATTACCTTGGCATTCCTTGCCACCGACATTCGCGACCGAACGACATGGGATAATCCTTGGGAGGGGCAGGCTTTCGGCAAGAACAAATTTCAGAGCCGCCTGTGGTGGAAGAATCTGCGTACGGCACTGAAAACAGCCGGTCGGCTGGGCATCGAGATGGGCTTGTTCAACTGTCCAGGATGGAGTCAGTCGGGTGGGCCATGGGTGAAGCCCGAGGAAGCTATGCGCAACTGGACGTCCCATGGCATAGAAGTCTGTAAGACCAAAGAGGGCACCGACGTAATGTGCTCTCCCTGTTCGCCCGATGCACAGGGGCTGGAGGTCGATAAGCTGTCGAAGCACCACGTGCAGAAACACTTCGAGGCATTCATTGGTGAGATTCTGCGCCGTATTCCTCAGAAGGACCGCCCCACGCTGACCACCGTTGTTGTGGACAGTTGGGAACGTGGGAAGCAAAACTACACCGATTCTATCTTTTCAAAGTTCCGTCAGCGTTTCGGCTATGAGCTTGACTACACCAACCCCGCTTGTCAGAAGGATCTCGATCGGCTCATTGCCGACCTGGTAGCTTCAGAGTATATGGGCGGACTGACTGAGAAAGCCCATGAATATGGTCTGCGCACTTGGTGTGAGCCCTACGCTCACAGCCCCTTCCCTGCCAACAGCATCACCTACGGCAGTGCAGCCGACGAGGTTGCTGCGGAATTTTGGGTGGACGATCGCAAATTCCGCCAGAAAGAGGTAGATGCAGCTCTCGGTTCCGCACGTCGCAGTGGCAAGAACAGAGTATGGGCTGAGAGTTTCACCGATGGTTGGCCTGAACTGGCAAAGGATGACTGGAGCTTTGAGAAGCTAAAGCCCATAGCCGACCGCTACTTCCATGCAGGCATCAATGCAAGCATCCTTCATGTCATGATTTCGCAGCCAGGCAACGACCGCAAACCCGCTGTCCGCCCTTGGTTCGGCACCTACTTCGACCGTCGCAGCCAGCATGCATCCGACCTGAAGCCACTTGTTACCTATCTTCGCCGCTGCAACTTCATGCTGCAGTTGGGCAAGCCGTTGGATGGTGCTAACGACCGTCGAATCCTGAACGATGGCACCAAGATTCGTTTCACCGAAGAATCATTCTTTGAAGTTACTTTCCCAGATGGTCGACAAGAATACTGGAATCCTGCCCAACCACAACCATCAGCCACAGCCATGCCTGAGCAATTGCAGTTTTCAAAGGCTATCGTGAGCGGTGTGAGTTGGTATGACCAGCATGGCGAGACTGTTTCGGCTCATGGTGCCAACATCATCCGAGACGGCGGGAAGTATTATTTGTTTGGTGAATACAAAACTGACTCGGCCAATGTATTTAAAGGTTTCAGCTGCTATTCGTCAGATAATCTGACAGACTGGCATTTTGAGGGTATCGTCTTTGATCAACAACCCGATGGACGCATGGGACCCGATCGCGTGGGCGAACGTCCGAAAGTACTCCGTTGCCCTGCAACAGGCGAATATGTAATGCTCATGCATACTGATAATCTGCAGTACAAAGACCCCTGTACCTGTTATGCTACGAGCCAAACTATTACTGGCCCTTATGAATTCCAGGGGCCGTTGCTCTACAAAGGAGAGCCTGTCAGGAAATGGGATATTGGCTCGTTTGCTGATGATGATGGGCATGCGTATCTCTTGGTGCATCATGGCATCATCTACCGTCTTGCCACTGACTTTCATTCGCTTGACTCATGTTTGATGAACGGTCTGAAAGGTGCTGGCGAGAGTCCCGCCATGCTGAAGAAAGATGGAACATACTACTGGCTTTCGAGTCACACCACATCGTGGGAACGCAACGACAATATGTACTGGACTTCCAACTCTCTTTCCGGACCATGGGAGTATCGCGGTGAATTCTGTCCCAAGGGCTCGCTTACATGGAATAGTCAATGCTCGTTCGTCCTGCCTCTGGAGAACGGTTCCTTTATGTATATGGGTGACCGCTGGTCCTTCCCCCGTCAGCGTAGTGCTGCTACTTATGTTTGGCAACCTCTTACTATTGCTGACGGTAAATTGACTATTCCGCATTATTATGAAGCTTGGGACCCGTTGACAATGCAACAGGAAATTGTAAATAGCAAAAAGCTACATGAGAAAAAATGGCAGTCGCAGGTCATTGGTGACAGTCTATCTATTCCTTACACGGGGCGTCGTATAGCACTCT from Prevotella sp. E13-27 carries:
- a CDS encoding ACT domain-containing protein → MNIGIFAISTFNMDYILTKSENFERAIGLLQSAGYAIK
- a CDS encoding thioesterase family protein, coding for MAKREYIQANKDWLEAKAKEDGVKALPKGIYYKVLRADIDYNRHMNNANYVRVAMELLSEDFTVRGLRVEYRVAAKLGDVLIPTLYQVEGGIILSLSIGDNVSAIVEFTE
- a CDS encoding aldo/keto reductase; translated protein: MEYKVLNNGLRMPMVGLGVYNISERETQRVVEDAISVGYRSIDTAAMYYNEKGVGNAVRACGVPREELFITTKICDSCYTKEETLRTVDHSMKQLGLDYVDLMLIHWPVGNPTVMWHTLEELYEQGMFRAIGVSNFYPNTFPKIVDDAKVMPVVNQCETHVLYQQRKMLEYLKPYNVTLEAWSPLAEGRNSIFKNKALVSIGKKYGKTSAQVALKFLIQNGIIIIPKTTHRERMVENIDLFDFTLSDEDLREIRLLDTGRNVTGWPSDALKYNPESV
- a CDS encoding tetratricopeptide repeat protein, with translation MPKERNKADSYREKAYEGDTKAMNNLGVCYERGTGVKVNLEIAFEWYMKAAEQGDVYGCFNVGECYYHGKGVDQDVVKAFEWYMKAADKGDMQSQVNVANAFYLGNGTEQDHHKAFLWYREAAFQGHILSQKNVGAAYWNGDGVEKNLEECGYPPRCYQHRGFLPSGMNLPPTAVMPRHNSPRAGF
- a CDS encoding SEL1-like repeat protein, which produces MTGTGVPKDERKGLKWIHKATFQGFQPAIDYCKEHGYKWY
- a CDS encoding DapH/DapD/GlmU-related protein, with amino-acid sequence MTIQEFRDYMASGKPVVGGGDVHMMFHQLSQEALKITAEINGKYHTPEQLHDLLEQLWGREVPKTVGMFPPFHTDCGKNTIVGERVFINMGCKFQDQGGITIDEGALIGHNVVLATINHDLDPAKRQSMSYAPIHIGKNVWIGANATVLAGVTIGDGAVVAAGAVVTKDVEPNTIVGGVPAKVIKKIEIKDR
- a CDS encoding glycosyl hydrolase, whose product is MKKNYLLFMAMLAFTLIVHAQTANDNPRERLWQAFLTPPDSIRVGCYYYWVNEQVDPKGVVADLEWMKENGITLAFLATDIRDRTTWDNPWEGQAFGKNKFQSRLWWKNLRTALKTAGRLGIEMGLFNCPGWSQSGGPWVKPEEAMRNWTSHGIEVCKTKEGTDVMCSPCSPDAQGLEVDKLSKHHVQKHFEAFIGEILRRIPQKDRPTLTTVVVDSWERGKQNYTDSIFSKFRQRFGYELDYTNPACQKDLDRLIADLVASEYMGGLTEKAHEYGLRTWCEPYAHSPFPANSITYGSAADEVAAEFWVDDRKFRQKEVDAALGSARRSGKNRVWAESFTDGWPELAKDDWSFEKLKPIADRYFHAGINASILHVMISQPGNDRKPAVRPWFGTYFDRRSQHASDLKPLVTYLRRCNFMLQLGKPLDGANDRRILNDGTKIRFTEESFFEVTFPDGRQEYWNPAQPQPSATAMPEQLQFSKAIVSGVSWYDQHGETVSAHGANIIRDGGKYYLFGEYKTDSANVFKGFSCYSSDNLTDWHFEGIVFDQQPDGRMGPDRVGERPKVLRCPATGEYVMLMHTDNLQYKDPCTCYATSQTITGPYEFQGPLLYKGEPVRKWDIGSFADDDGHAYLLVHHGIIYRLATDFHSLDSCLMNGLKGAGESPAMLKKDGTYYWLSSHTTSWERNDNMYWTSNSLSGPWEYRGEFCPKGSLTWNSQCSFVLPLENGSFMYMGDRWSFPRQRSAATYVWQPLTIADGKLTIPHYYEAWDPLTMQQEIVNSKKLHEKKWQSQVIGDSLSIPYTGRRIALYGTTDNMSGYADITIRDQRGHKVFGGIVDFYSLVPATGIRFLSPMLAKGKYTLELRIASMKPNWTDKRRNQYGSTGHKVEITHVMIE